Proteins co-encoded in one Malus sylvestris chromosome 7, drMalSylv7.2, whole genome shotgun sequence genomic window:
- the LOC126629832 gene encoding soluble inorganic pyrophosphatase 1, producing the protein MSEGKEEETKTQKAPKLNERILSSLSRRSVAAHPWHDLEIGPSAPNVFNVVIEITKGSKVKYELDKKTGLIKVDRILYSSVVYPHNYGFIPRTLCEDNDPLDVLVLMQEPVLPGCFLRARAIGVMPMIDQGEKDDKIIAVCADDPEYRHFTELNDLPPHRLSEIRRFFEDYKKNENKEVAVNAFLPVSTALEAIQYSMDLYAEYILHTLRR; encoded by the exons ATGTCTgaaggaaaggaagaagaaactaAAACCCAAAAAGCTCCCAAATTGAATGAGAGGATTCTTTCATCTCTGTCAAGGAGATCCGTTGCTGCACATCCTTGGCATGATCTTGAAATTG GACCTAGTGCACCCAATGTTTTCAACGTT GTTATTGAGATAACAAAGGGAAGCAAAGTCAAATATGAACTTGACAAGAAAACAGGACTGATTAAG GTTGATAGGATTTTATATTCGTCGGTGGTGTACCCTCACAATTACGGTTTCATCCCTCGCACCCTGTGCGAAGACAATGATCCACTGGATGTTTTAGTTCTCATGCAG GAACCTGTACTTCCGGGTTGCTTTCTGCGAGCCCGAGCCATTGGAGTAATGCCCATGATTGATCAG GGAGAGAAAGATGATAAGATCATCGCAGTCTGCGCAGATGATCCAGAGTACAGACATTTCACTGAGCTCAATGACCTACCCCCTCATCGCCTTTCTGAGATTCGTCGCTTCTTTGAAGACT ACAAGAAGAATGAGAACAAAGAGGTTGCAGTAAACGCCTTTTTGCCCGTTAGCACTGCTCTTGAAGCTATCCAGTACTCAAT GGATCTTTATGCTGAGTACATACTCCACACCTTAAGGCGGTAA